Proteins from one Burkholderia oklahomensis C6786 genomic window:
- the ntrC gene encoding nitrogen regulation protein NR(I) produces MKPIWIVDDDQSIRWVLEKALARESFATRSFANVREALAALEQETPQVLVSDIRMPGGSGLELLQAMHDRLPGLPVIIMTAFSDLDSAVAAFQGGAFEYLAKPFDVDKAVELIRRAVEESLRGGVPDDDKLAEAPEMLGQAPAMQDMFRAIGRLSHSAATVLITGESGTGKELVARALHRHSPRANGPFIALNTAAIPKDLLESELFGHERGAFTGAQTTRQGRFEQAENGTLFLDEIGDMPFDLQTRLLRVLSDGQFYRVGGHSPLRANVRVIAATHQNLEARVRQGLFREDLYHRLNVIRLRLPPLRERSEDIALLTRHFLQKSARDLGVEPKRVSDEALAYLTSLPFPGNVRQLENLANWLTVMAPAQTVEIKDLPPDLVATQTASGGVAPADAVVIANTSVAGNGAGEPQAASVAVAAPVVASAPAAAGMTAGHPLWEHGLRTEVARLLRENSADVMDALARRFEAAVIREALDFTRGRKVEAAERLGIGRNTITRKIQELHLES; encoded by the coding sequence ATGAAGCCGATCTGGATAGTAGACGACGACCAATCGATCCGCTGGGTGCTCGAGAAAGCGCTCGCGCGCGAGAGCTTCGCGACGAGGAGCTTCGCGAACGTGCGCGAAGCGCTCGCCGCGCTCGAACAGGAAACGCCGCAGGTGCTCGTATCCGACATCCGGATGCCGGGCGGCTCGGGACTCGAGCTGCTGCAGGCGATGCACGACCGGCTGCCGGGATTGCCCGTCATCATCATGACGGCGTTCTCGGATCTCGACAGCGCGGTCGCGGCGTTTCAGGGCGGCGCGTTCGAATACCTCGCGAAGCCGTTCGACGTCGACAAGGCGGTCGAATTGATCCGGCGGGCGGTCGAAGAGAGCCTGCGCGGCGGCGTGCCCGACGACGACAAGCTCGCCGAAGCGCCCGAGATGCTCGGCCAGGCGCCCGCGATGCAGGACATGTTCCGCGCGATCGGGCGGCTGTCGCATTCGGCCGCGACCGTGCTGATCACGGGCGAGTCGGGCACCGGCAAGGAGCTCGTCGCGCGCGCGCTGCATCGGCACAGCCCGCGTGCGAATGGGCCGTTCATCGCGCTCAACACGGCGGCGATCCCGAAGGACCTGCTGGAGTCCGAACTGTTCGGCCACGAGCGCGGCGCGTTCACGGGCGCGCAGACGACGCGCCAGGGCCGCTTCGAGCAGGCCGAGAACGGCACGCTGTTCCTCGACGAAATCGGCGACATGCCGTTCGATCTGCAGACGCGCCTGCTGCGCGTGCTGTCGGACGGGCAGTTCTATCGCGTCGGCGGCCACAGCCCGCTGCGCGCGAACGTGCGCGTGATCGCGGCGACGCACCAGAATCTCGAGGCGCGCGTGCGGCAGGGCCTGTTCCGCGAGGACTTGTATCACCGGCTGAACGTGATCCGGCTGCGGCTGCCGCCGCTGCGCGAACGCAGCGAGGACATTGCGCTCCTCACGCGCCACTTCCTGCAGAAGAGCGCGCGCGACCTGGGCGTCGAGCCGAAGCGCGTGTCGGACGAGGCACTCGCGTACCTGACGTCGCTGCCGTTTCCGGGCAACGTCCGGCAGCTCGAGAACCTCGCGAACTGGCTGACGGTGATGGCGCCCGCGCAGACGGTCGAGATCAAGGACCTGCCGCCCGATCTCGTCGCGACGCAGACGGCGTCGGGCGGCGTGGCGCCGGCGGACGCCGTGGTGATCGCAAACACGTCCGTCGCCGGCAACGGCGCGGGCGAGCCGCAGGCGGCCAGCGTGGCCGTCGCCGCGCCCGTCGTGGCGAGCGCGCCTGCGGCGGCGGGCATGACCGCCGGACATCCGCTGTGGGAGCACGGGCTGCGCACCGAGGTCGCGCGCTTGCTGCGCGAGAACTCGGCCGACGTGATGGATGCGCTCGCGCGCCGCTTCGAAGCCGCGGTGATCCGCGAGGCGCTCGACTTCACGCGCGGCCGCAAGGTCGAGGCGGCGGAACGGCTCGGCATCGGCCGCAACACGATCACGCGCAAGATCCAGGAGCTGCACCTCGAGTCGTGA
- the glnL gene encoding nitrogen regulation protein NR(II) codes for MVLKNLIKARAGHPERLSDDDRLVRSGLLTGLEALPTVVLVLDRRTLRIAFANPSAEAMLDISRRQLSQMPWGEIFPNASELATTITAIGEERFHATHLDTVLDRPGREPLHVHAIVGFLEGAPDFVLVELFENERQSRTDREERIHDLTAVNKQLIRNLAHEIKNPLGGIRGAAQLLEFELGERERDELREYTQVIIKESDRLQTLVDRLLEPHRHPHIVGDVNIHEVCERVRAVMLAEFPRGLTIERDYDVSVPDLRGDKEQLIQALLNIVRNAAQALRERIAQGDARIELRTRIARKVTIAKRLYKLALDLHVIDNGPGIPDDIRDRIFYPLVSGRDDGSGLGLTLAQTFIQQHDGMIEVDSRPGRTEFQILLPLDH; via the coding sequence ATGGTTCTGAAGAATCTGATCAAGGCCAGGGCCGGCCACCCGGAGCGCCTGTCGGACGACGACCGGCTCGTGCGCTCGGGGCTCCTCACGGGGCTGGAAGCGTTGCCGACGGTCGTGCTCGTGCTCGACCGGCGCACGCTCAGGATCGCGTTCGCCAATCCGTCGGCGGAGGCGATGCTCGACATCTCGCGCCGGCAGTTGTCGCAGATGCCGTGGGGCGAGATCTTCCCGAACGCGAGCGAGCTCGCGACGACGATCACCGCGATCGGCGAAGAGCGGTTTCATGCGACCCATCTCGACACCGTGCTCGACCGCCCGGGCCGCGAGCCGCTGCACGTGCACGCGATCGTCGGCTTTCTCGAAGGCGCGCCCGACTTCGTGCTCGTCGAGCTGTTCGAGAACGAGCGGCAGTCGCGCACCGACCGCGAGGAGCGGATCCACGACCTCACGGCCGTCAACAAGCAGTTGATCCGCAATCTCGCGCACGAGATCAAGAACCCGCTCGGCGGGATCCGCGGCGCCGCGCAGCTGCTCGAGTTCGAGCTCGGCGAGCGCGAGCGCGACGAATTGCGCGAGTACACGCAGGTGATCATCAAGGAATCGGACCGGCTGCAGACGCTTGTCGATCGTCTGCTCGAGCCGCATCGCCATCCGCACATCGTCGGCGACGTGAACATCCACGAAGTGTGCGAGCGGGTGCGCGCCGTGATGCTCGCGGAATTCCCGCGCGGCCTCACGATCGAGCGCGACTACGACGTGAGCGTGCCCGATCTGCGCGGCGACAAGGAGCAGCTGATCCAGGCGCTCCTGAACATCGTGCGCAACGCGGCGCAGGCGCTGCGCGAGCGGATCGCGCAGGGCGACGCGCGGATCGAGTTGCGCACGCGCATCGCGCGCAAGGTGACGATCGCGAAGCGCCTGTACAAGCTGGCACTGGACTTGCACGTGATCGACAACGGCCCCGGCATTCCCGACGACATTCGCGACCGGATCTTCTATCCGCTCGTGTCCGGCCGCGACGACGGCAGCGGGCTCGGGCTCACGCTCGCGCAGACGTTCATCCAGCAGCACGACGGGATGATCGAAGTCGACAGCCGGCCGGGCCGCACCGAATTTCAGATTTTGCTGCCGCTCGATCATTGA
- the glnA gene encoding type I glutamate--ammonia ligase produces MSKTVADVMQLVKDEDVKFVDFRFTDTRGKEQHVSVPVSAFDEDKFEGGHAFDGSSIAGWKGIEASDMLLVPDPDTAFIDPFYEESTLVLTCDVVEPADGKGYERDPRSLARRAEAYLKSSGLGDTAYFGPEPEFFIFDSVQWNTDMSGCFVKIGSEEAPWSSAKEFEGGNTGHRPGVKGGYFPVAPVDSFQDMRSEMCLLLEQIGIPVEVHHHEVAGQGQNEIGTKFSTLVQRADWTQQLKYIVLNVAHTYGKTATFMPKPVVGDNGSGMHVHQSIWKDGQNLFAGNGYAGLSEFALFYIGGIIKHARALNAITNPTTNSYKRLVPHFEAPVKLAYSARNRSASIRIPHVSNPKGRRIETRFPDPMANPYLCFSALMMAGLDGVQNKIHPGEAADKNLYDLPPEEDAKIPTVCAGLDQALEALDKDREFLTRGGVFTDAMIDAYLGLKEQELAKFRMTTHPVEFEMYYSL; encoded by the coding sequence ATGAGTAAAACCGTCGCCGACGTCATGCAGCTCGTGAAGGACGAGGACGTCAAGTTTGTCGATTTCCGCTTCACGGACACGCGCGGCAAGGAACAGCACGTGTCGGTGCCGGTGTCGGCGTTTGACGAAGACAAGTTCGAAGGCGGTCACGCGTTCGATGGTTCGTCGATCGCGGGCTGGAAGGGCATCGAGGCGTCGGACATGCTGCTCGTGCCGGATCCGGACACCGCCTTCATCGATCCGTTCTATGAAGAGTCGACGCTCGTTCTGACCTGCGACGTCGTCGAGCCGGCGGACGGCAAGGGCTACGAGCGCGATCCGCGCTCGCTCGCGCGGCGCGCTGAAGCGTACCTGAAGAGCTCGGGTCTCGGCGACACCGCGTACTTTGGTCCGGAGCCGGAATTCTTCATTTTCGACTCGGTCCAGTGGAACACGGACATGTCGGGCTGCTTCGTGAAGATCGGCTCGGAAGAAGCGCCGTGGTCGTCGGCGAAGGAATTCGAGGGCGGCAACACGGGCCACCGTCCGGGCGTGAAGGGCGGCTACTTCCCGGTCGCGCCGGTCGATTCGTTCCAGGACATGCGCTCGGAAATGTGCCTGCTGCTCGAGCAGATCGGCATTCCGGTCGAAGTGCACCACCACGAAGTGGCGGGCCAGGGCCAGAACGAAATCGGCACGAAGTTCTCGACGCTGGTGCAGCGCGCCGACTGGACGCAGCAGCTGAAGTACATCGTCCTTAACGTCGCGCACACGTACGGCAAGACGGCGACGTTCATGCCGAAGCCCGTTGTCGGCGACAACGGCTCGGGCATGCACGTGCACCAGTCGATCTGGAAGGACGGCCAGAACCTGTTCGCGGGCAACGGCTACGCCGGCCTGTCCGAATTCGCGCTGTTCTACATCGGCGGCATCATCAAGCACGCGCGCGCGCTGAACGCGATCACGAACCCGACGACGAACTCGTACAAGCGTCTCGTGCCGCACTTCGAAGCGCCCGTGAAGCTCGCGTACTCGGCGCGCAACCGCTCGGCGTCGATCCGCATTCCGCACGTGTCGAACCCGAAGGGCCGCCGCATCGAAACGCGCTTCCCGGACCCGATGGCGAACCCGTACCTGTGCTTCTCGGCGCTGATGATGGCGGGTCTCGACGGCGTCCAGAACAAGATCCATCCGGGCGAGGCCGCGGACAAGAACCTGTACGACCTGCCGCCGGAAGAGGATGCAAAGATCCCGACCGTGTGCGCGGGCCTCGACCAGGCGCTCGAAGCACTCGACAAGGACCGCGAGTTCCTCACGCGCGGCGGCGTGTTCACGGACGCGATGATCGATGCGTACCTCGGTCTGAAGGAGCAGGAGCTCGCGAAGTTCCGCATGACGACGCATCCGGTCGAGTTCGAGATGTACTACTCGCTGTAA